The following proteins come from a genomic window of Streptomyces liliiviolaceus:
- a CDS encoding pyruvate dehydrogenase, with protein sequence MAKQNVAEQFIDILVRAGVKRLYGVVGDSLNPVVDAIRRNSAIDWIHVRHEETAAFAAGAEAQITGGLAACAGSCGPGNLHLINGLYDAHRSMAPVLALASHIPSSEIGLGFFQETHPDQLFRECSHYSEMISNPQQMPRLLQTAIQHAVGQGGVSVVTLPGDIADQPAPDKAAETALVTSRPTVRPGDTEIDKLAAMIDEADRVTLFCGSGTAGAHAEVMEFAEKIKSPVGHALRGKEWIQYDNPYDVGMSGLLGYGAAYEATHECDLLILLGTDFPYNAFLPDDVKIAQVDVRPERLGRRSKLDLAVWGDVKETLRCLTPRVSPKTNRRFLDKMLKKHSAALDGVVKAYTRKVDKHVPIHPEYVASVLDELADDDAVFTVDTGMCNVWAARYVTPNGRRRIIGSFSHGSMANALPQAIGAQFTDRGRQVVSMSGDGGFSMLMGDFLTLVQYDLPVKVVLFNNSSLGMVELEMMVGGLPAYGTSNKNPDFAAVARACGAYGVRVEKPKELAGALKDAFRHKGPALIDVVTDPNALSIPPKISKEMVTGFALSASKIVLDGGVGRMAQMARSNLRNVPRP encoded by the coding sequence ATGGCCAAGCAGAACGTCGCCGAGCAGTTCATCGACATCCTGGTCCGGGCCGGCGTCAAACGCCTGTACGGAGTCGTCGGCGACAGCCTCAACCCGGTCGTCGACGCGATCCGGCGCAACTCCGCCATCGACTGGATCCACGTCCGGCACGAGGAGACGGCGGCGTTCGCGGCGGGCGCCGAGGCCCAGATCACCGGCGGTCTCGCCGCCTGCGCGGGCTCCTGCGGCCCGGGAAACCTGCACCTCATCAACGGCCTGTACGACGCCCACCGCTCCATGGCCCCCGTGCTCGCCCTTGCCTCGCACATCCCCTCCAGCGAGATCGGCCTCGGCTTCTTCCAGGAGACCCACCCCGACCAGCTGTTCCGCGAGTGCAGTCACTACAGCGAGATGATCTCCAATCCGCAGCAGATGCCCCGTCTGCTGCAGACCGCCATCCAGCACGCGGTCGGCCAGGGCGGTGTGAGCGTGGTGACACTGCCGGGCGACATCGCCGACCAGCCCGCACCGGACAAGGCCGCCGAGACCGCCCTCGTCACCTCCCGGCCCACCGTGCGCCCGGGCGACACCGAGATCGACAAGCTCGCCGCGATGATCGACGAGGCCGACAGGGTCACGCTCTTCTGCGGCAGCGGCACGGCGGGCGCGCACGCCGAGGTCATGGAGTTCGCCGAGAAGATCAAGTCCCCGGTCGGGCACGCCCTGCGCGGCAAGGAGTGGATCCAGTACGACAACCCGTACGACGTCGGCATGAGCGGGCTCCTAGGGTACGGCGCCGCCTACGAGGCCACCCACGAGTGCGACCTGCTGATCCTGCTGGGCACCGACTTCCCGTACAACGCCTTCCTGCCCGACGACGTCAAGATCGCCCAGGTCGACGTACGGCCCGAACGGCTCGGTCGTCGTTCGAAGCTGGATCTCGCGGTGTGGGGCGATGTGAAGGAGACCCTGCGCTGTCTCACCCCGAGGGTGAGCCCCAAGACCAACCGCCGCTTCCTCGACAAGATGCTCAAGAAACACTCGGCGGCGCTCGACGGAGTGGTCAAGGCCTACACGCGCAAGGTCGACAAGCACGTCCCGATCCACCCGGAGTACGTGGCCTCGGTCCTCGACGAACTCGCCGACGACGACGCCGTGTTCACCGTCGACACCGGTATGTGCAACGTGTGGGCGGCCCGCTACGTCACCCCCAACGGCCGCCGCCGCATCATCGGTTCCTTCTCGCACGGCTCCATGGCGAACGCCCTGCCGCAGGCCATCGGCGCCCAGTTCACCGACCGTGGCCGCCAGGTCGTCTCGATGTCGGGCGACGGCGGATTCTCCATGCTGATGGGCGACTTCCTCACCCTCGTCCAGTACGACCTGCCGGTGAAGGTCGTCCTCTTCAACAACTCCTCGCTGGGCATGGTCGAGCTGGAGATGATGGTCGGCGGTCTTCCGGCGTACGGGACGAGCAACAAGAACCCCGACTTCGCCGCCGTCGCCCGGGCCTGCGGTGCCTACGGCGTACGCGTCGAGAAGCCCAAGGAACTGGCGGGCGCCCTGAAGGACGCCTTCAGGCACAAGGGCCCCGCCCTCATCGACGTCGTCACCGACCCGAACGCCCTGTCCATCCCGCCGAAGATCAGCAAGGAGATGGTCACCGGCTTCGCCCTGTCGGCGTCCAAGATCGTCCTTGACGGGGGAGTGGGCCGCATGGCGCAGATGGCCCGCTCGAACCTCCGTAACGTGCCCCGGCCGTAA
- a CDS encoding protein phosphatase 2C domain-containing protein, with amino-acid sequence MSQQGERPTGQQDDWWGQLYDDSTGDTGPAPAPDSLDDRFASATDTLGTQPTQDPAVPPPCEGRGERRGQPPRPAPDTQPAGTPTEGPAGPNSGHAPEPPKGRGELRDQPPRPAPDTQPGGTPPPWWPPNTPTAESRPAADPRTPAEAGDPQSDPLWRSGLRRQRAPWEAPPAAPPGPTTFQQGQDQGQAMSTEVPPPAAEAHAADPGKGPAPWPQPPGGPPAISPPPTVGTPPTRPDTLLDIPTDKPSDQSDLGDQGDQRDRPSLRVPETPTPLDHVGSGPPTYDAEPTALPPADPDDLDDLVADTVLDGASYGTYTLRAVSVRGDSARFRGEPRRDSLLTARFGTGDDALVLVAMATGARATPDAHRAAAEACEWIGRAVGRSHARLAEDIRAARRGDLKSGLHRLTDRSLGRLRATAVERGVEPEEYTASLRCLLLPADPECRTRVFFGVGAGGLFRLRDGEWQDIEPRVADATGEAVVGFGSLPHGAPHETPHDAPRNAPHETPDGDRLTMDLGITTPPSPYEPAPEPPPRDPFRFRASVARPGDTLLLCSGGLAEPLRGEPGLVEHLTSRWAGSEPPGVAAFLADSTVRVKGYADDRTAAAVWEA; translated from the coding sequence ATGAGCCAGCAGGGGGAGAGGCCGACCGGTCAGCAGGACGACTGGTGGGGACAGCTGTACGACGACTCGACGGGGGACACCGGCCCGGCACCCGCCCCGGACTCCCTGGACGACCGCTTCGCCTCGGCGACAGACACACTGGGCACACAGCCCACCCAGGACCCCGCAGTCCCACCGCCCTGTGAGGGGCGCGGGGAACGGCGCGGCCAACCCCCACGACCGGCACCCGACACACAACCTGCCGGTACGCCCACTGAAGGCCCCGCGGGCCCGAACAGCGGCCACGCACCCGAGCCCCCTAAGGGGCGCGGGGAACTGCGCGACCAGCCCCCACGACCCGCACCCGACACACAACCGGGCGGTACGCCCCCACCCTGGTGGCCCCCCAACACCCCCACGGCGGAAAGCCGCCCCGCCGCGGACCCACGCACCCCCGCCGAGGCCGGAGACCCCCAGTCCGACCCCCTGTGGCGCAGCGGACTGCGCCGCCAGCGCGCCCCCTGGGAGGCCCCTCCGGCAGCCCCGCCGGGCCCGACCACCTTCCAACAGGGCCAGGACCAGGGCCAGGCCATGTCCACGGAAGTCCCCCCGCCCGCCGCGGAGGCGCACGCGGCGGACCCCGGCAAGGGTCCCGCCCCATGGCCCCAACCCCCCGGCGGCCCACCGGCCATCAGCCCCCCACCCACCGTCGGCACCCCACCCACCCGCCCCGACACCCTCCTCGACATCCCCACCGACAAGCCGTCCGACCAGAGCGACCTGGGCGACCAGGGCGACCAACGCGACCGGCCCAGCCTCCGCGTGCCCGAAACCCCCACCCCCCTCGACCACGTCGGCTCCGGCCCGCCCACCTACGACGCCGAACCCACCGCGCTCCCGCCCGCCGACCCGGACGACCTCGACGACCTCGTGGCCGACACCGTCCTGGACGGCGCGTCGTACGGCACGTACACCCTGCGTGCCGTGTCCGTGCGCGGGGACTCCGCCCGGTTCCGGGGCGAGCCGCGCAGGGACTCCCTGCTCACCGCCCGCTTCGGCACCGGCGACGACGCACTCGTCCTGGTCGCCATGGCGACCGGCGCCCGCGCCACCCCGGACGCCCACCGCGCCGCCGCCGAGGCCTGCGAGTGGATCGGCAGGGCCGTGGGCCGCAGCCACGCCCGGCTGGCCGAGGACATCAGGGCAGCGAGGCGCGGCGACCTGAAGTCGGGCCTGCACCGCCTCACCGACCGCAGCCTCGGCAGACTGCGGGCCACCGCGGTCGAGCGGGGCGTCGAGCCCGAGGAGTACACCGCGAGCCTGCGCTGCCTGCTCCTGCCCGCCGACCCCGAGTGCCGTACACGCGTCTTCTTCGGCGTCGGGGCGGGCGGCCTGTTCCGCCTGCGGGACGGCGAGTGGCAGGACATCGAACCGCGCGTCGCGGACGCCACGGGCGAGGCCGTCGTCGGCTTCGGATCGCTGCCCCACGGGGCGCCCCACGAGACACCGCACGACGCGCCCCGCAACGCGCCCCACGAGACGCCCGACGGCGACCGTCTCACCATGGACCTGGGCATCACGACACCCCCGAGCCCGTACGAACCGGCGCCGGAACCGCCGCCCCGCGACCCCTTCCGCTTCCGTGCCTCCGTCGCCCGCCCGGGCGACACGCTCCTGCTGTGCAGCGGCGGCCTCGCCGAACCCCTGCGCGGCGAGCCGGGCCTGGTCGAACACCTCACCTCCCGCTGGGCGGGCAGCGAGCCGCCCGGCGTCGCCGCGTTCCTCGCGGACAGCACGGTCCGGGTCAAGGGGTACGCGGACGATCGGACGGCCGCCGCCGTTTGGGAGGCGTAA
- a CDS encoding helix-turn-helix transcriptional regulator, which translates to MLGATGLAALGLDDTHESAYRALVSVGAADVPDLARRLTLGEYDTERALRRLERHGLAAQSSARSGRWVAAPPGVALGALLTQRRHELDQAELTAALLAEEYRAQATEPAAVDLVEVVTGAAAVAQRFLQLQLGATDEVCALVTGNPVVVSGTDNDAEEQAADRGVRYRVVVERSVLHLPGGIAELSAALGRDERVRVVDEVPTKLVIVDRALAMVPLTSQALEPAALVVHASGLLESLSGLFESVWRDALPLRLGIPGTPGAPATVVEEERDGPDGTDLEILSLLLAGLTDASVAKQLDLGLRTVQRRVKRLMELTGVTTRLQLGWHTYEKGWVARGEEGRTAASAPD; encoded by the coding sequence ATGCTCGGAGCGACAGGTCTGGCAGCACTGGGGCTGGACGACACACACGAGTCGGCGTACCGGGCCCTGGTGTCCGTGGGCGCCGCCGACGTGCCCGATCTCGCGCGGCGGCTCACGCTCGGCGAGTACGACACCGAACGCGCGCTGCGCAGGCTGGAGCGGCACGGGCTGGCCGCCCAGTCGTCGGCGCGCTCCGGCCGCTGGGTCGCCGCGCCGCCCGGCGTCGCGCTCGGCGCGCTGCTCACCCAGCGGCGCCACGAGCTGGACCAGGCCGAGCTGACGGCGGCGCTGCTCGCCGAGGAGTACCGCGCGCAGGCCACCGAACCCGCCGCCGTCGACCTGGTGGAGGTGGTGACCGGCGCCGCCGCGGTCGCCCAGCGCTTCCTGCAGCTCCAGCTCGGCGCGACCGACGAGGTGTGCGCCCTGGTCACCGGCAACCCCGTCGTCGTCTCCGGGACGGACAACGACGCGGAGGAGCAGGCCGCCGACCGGGGCGTCCGCTACCGCGTGGTCGTCGAACGGTCGGTCCTGCACCTGCCGGGCGGCATCGCCGAACTGTCCGCGGCCCTCGGCCGTGACGAGCGCGTACGGGTCGTGGACGAGGTGCCGACCAAACTGGTGATCGTCGACCGGGCCCTCGCCATGGTGCCGCTGACCTCGCAGGCCCTGGAGCCCGCCGCGCTCGTCGTCCACGCCAGCGGGCTGCTCGAATCGCTGTCGGGTCTGTTCGAGTCGGTGTGGCGGGACGCACTGCCCCTGCGCCTCGGCATCCCCGGCACGCCCGGCGCGCCCGCCACCGTCGTCGAGGAGGAGCGGGACGGGCCGGACGGCACCGACCTGGAGATCCTCTCCCTGCTCCTCGCCGGGCTGACCGACGCGAGCGTCGCCAAACAGCTCGACCTGGGGCTGCGGACCGTACAGCGCCGGGTGAAGCGGCTGATGGAGCTGACAGGGGTGACGACCCGCCTCCAGCTCGGCTGGCACACGTACGAGAAGGGCTGGGTGGCCCGGGGCGAGGAGGGCAGGACCGCGGCATCAGCACCGGACTGA
- a CDS encoding DUF456 domain-containing protein, which produces MGAWELLLVGVVLLLGLSGVLVPGAPGSWLVWAAVLWWAFEEPRALSWGVLVGATAALLIVQVIRWWLPPRTLRASGATPRMAVYAGVGALLGFFLVPVLGAIPGCLGGVYLAERLRLGSHGDAMTSVRGVMRRGGTSVLVELFACLLIAGAWLGAVVWG; this is translated from the coding sequence ATGGGAGCGTGGGAACTCCTGCTGGTCGGTGTGGTGCTGCTGCTCGGCCTGAGCGGGGTGCTGGTGCCCGGCGCGCCGGGGTCGTGGCTCGTGTGGGCCGCTGTCCTGTGGTGGGCGTTCGAGGAACCGCGGGCGCTCTCCTGGGGTGTGCTCGTGGGCGCCACCGCCGCTCTCCTGATCGTCCAGGTGATCCGCTGGTGGCTGCCGCCGCGTACGCTGCGGGCGAGCGGCGCCACCCCCCGAATGGCGGTGTACGCGGGCGTCGGCGCGCTCCTCGGTTTCTTCCTGGTGCCGGTGCTCGGCGCGATACCGGGCTGCCTCGGCGGCGTCTACCTCGCCGAACGGCTGCGGCTCGGGAGCCACGGGGACGCGATGACGTCCGTACGCGGGGTGATGCGCCGGGGCGGGACGAGCGTGCTGGTGGAGCTGTTCGCCTGTCTGCTGATCGCGGGGGCATGGCTGGGAGCCGTCGTCTGGGGCTGA
- a CDS encoding SGNH/GDSL hydrolase family protein, whose amino-acid sequence MVEVGRRDACRALTAVAGALALTLLGTAAAHGGPPATPDRTGARAAAAHWTGTWEAAASGTAAPLPGASIRNVVRTSVGGTAVRVRVSNRLGTLPLVLGAATLARQRANAPKSPQALSGTMRTLTFGGRKKITVPAGRDVVSDPLTLNVPAATNLLVTLHTPGDSGPATYHRDALQTNFLALDGNRATETSGAAYKATTTSWYYVTGVDVLRPQAPGSVVALGDSLTDGSGSTPSANRRWPDRLAERLRALPADRRQGVLNAGVAGNRLLLEGRGPSALARLDADVLSRTGVRTLIVMEGVNDIKSAPNQTDPAALGAAYREIVRRAHARGIRVVGATITPFGGHGSHTAARERVRRSVNQLIRAGGLFDAVADFDAVVRDPSRPDRMRAAYDPGDHLHFNDAGMRALADSVDLTDLSR is encoded by the coding sequence ATGGTCGAGGTCGGACGAAGAGACGCCTGCCGGGCCCTGACCGCCGTCGCCGGCGCGCTGGCGCTCACGCTGCTGGGCACGGCCGCGGCCCACGGCGGGCCCCCGGCCACCCCCGACCGCACCGGCGCGCGGGCCGCCGCCGCGCACTGGACCGGCACCTGGGAGGCCGCTGCCTCCGGCACCGCGGCCCCGCTCCCCGGCGCCTCGATCCGCAACGTCGTCCGTACGAGCGTCGGCGGTACGGCCGTGCGCGTACGCGTCTCCAACCGGCTCGGCACCCTGCCGCTGGTGCTCGGCGCCGCCACTCTCGCCCGACAGCGGGCGAACGCGCCCAAAAGCCCGCAGGCCCTCTCCGGCACCATGCGCACCCTCACCTTCGGCGGCCGGAAGAAGATCACCGTGCCGGCCGGCCGGGACGTCGTCAGCGATCCCCTCACCCTGAACGTCCCCGCCGCCACGAACCTCCTCGTCACCCTCCACACCCCCGGCGACTCGGGCCCCGCGACCTACCACCGCGACGCGCTCCAGACCAACTTCCTCGCCCTTGACGGCAATCGCGCGACGGAGACGAGCGGCGCGGCCTACAAGGCCACGACCACCTCCTGGTACTACGTGACCGGCGTCGACGTACTGCGTCCGCAGGCCCCCGGGAGCGTGGTCGCGCTCGGCGACTCCCTCACCGACGGCTCCGGCTCGACACCGAGCGCCAACCGCCGCTGGCCCGACCGGCTCGCCGAACGGCTCCGCGCCCTGCCGGCCGACCGGCGGCAGGGTGTGCTGAACGCGGGCGTCGCCGGCAACCGGCTGCTGCTCGAAGGGCGCGGGCCCAGCGCGCTGGCCCGCCTCGACGCCGATGTGCTCTCCCGCACCGGGGTGCGCACGCTGATCGTGATGGAGGGCGTCAACGACATCAAGAGCGCGCCTAACCAGACCGACCCGGCCGCCCTCGGCGCCGCGTACCGCGAGATCGTCCGGCGCGCCCACGCCCGCGGGATCCGGGTCGTCGGCGCCACCATCACCCCGTTCGGCGGCCACGGCAGCCACACGGCGGCCCGCGAGCGCGTACGCCGGTCGGTCAACCAGCTCATCCGCGCCGGCGGGCTGTTCGACGCGGTCGCCGACTTCGACGCCGTGGTCCGCGACCCGTCCCGGCCGGACCGGATGCGGGCCGCCTACGACCCCGGGGACCATCTCCACTTCAACGACGCGGGCATGCGCGCACTGGCCGACAGCGTCGACCTCACCGACCTCTCCCGGTGA
- a CDS encoding PPOX class F420-dependent oxidoreductase, whose protein sequence is MTAFSEAERVYLKSQRLGRLATVDQHGQPQANPVGFFPQDDGTILIGGYAMGSTKKWRNLQKNPKVGLVVDDIVSLRPWKVRGVDIRGDAELLTGPHELGPHFSEELIRVHPRRIHSWGLEE, encoded by the coding sequence ATGACCGCATTCAGTGAAGCCGAACGGGTGTACCTGAAGTCCCAGCGGCTGGGCCGCCTCGCCACCGTCGATCAGCACGGCCAGCCGCAGGCGAACCCCGTCGGCTTCTTTCCGCAGGACGACGGGACGATCCTCATCGGCGGCTATGCCATGGGAAGCACCAAGAAGTGGCGCAACCTCCAGAAGAATCCGAAGGTCGGTCTCGTCGTCGACGACATCGTCAGCCTCCGGCCCTGGAAGGTGCGCGGGGTGGACATCCGTGGGGACGCCGAACTCCTGACCGGGCCGCACGAGTTGGGCCCGCACTTCAGCGAGGAGCTGATCCGCGTCCATCCCCGCCGGATCCACAGCTGGGGTCTGGAGGAGTGA
- a CDS encoding methylated-DNA--[protein]-cysteine S-methyltransferase, whose translation MTTYHTSLDSPVGELLLTADESGALTSLSVPGQKGGRTVGPDWRHAPELFTEAERQLAAYFAGELKEFRLPSRTSGTEFREKVWDALDSVPYGETTTYGEIAARIGASRVAVRAVGGAIGANPLLIVRPCHRVIGADGSLTGYAGGLERKVRLLTLEGR comes from the coding sequence ATGACCACGTACCACACCTCCCTCGACAGCCCCGTCGGTGAACTCCTGCTCACCGCCGACGAGTCCGGAGCGCTGACCTCCCTGTCCGTGCCCGGCCAGAAGGGCGGCCGCACGGTCGGCCCCGACTGGCGGCACGCGCCGGAACTCTTCACGGAGGCCGAGCGGCAGCTCGCCGCCTACTTCGCCGGTGAACTAAAAGAATTCCGGCTGCCGTCGCGGACCAGCGGCACCGAGTTCCGCGAGAAGGTCTGGGACGCCCTCGACTCCGTCCCCTACGGCGAGACCACCACGTACGGCGAGATCGCCGCGCGCATCGGGGCCTCGCGCGTCGCCGTGCGGGCCGTCGGCGGAGCGATCGGCGCCAACCCGCTGCTGATCGTCCGCCCGTGCCATCGCGTGATCGGCGCCGACGGCTCCCTCACCGGATACGCGGGCGGGCTGGAACGCAAGGTCCGGCTCCTCACCCTCGAAGGCCGCTGA
- a CDS encoding AlkA N-terminal domain-containing protein, translating to MDEETGYGAVRSRDARFDGAFFFAVRTTGIYCRPSCPAVTPKRQNVRYYATAAAAQGSGFRACRRCRPDAAPGSAEWNVRADVVGRAMRMIGDGVVDREGVAGLAVRLGYSARQVQRQLTAELGAGPVALARAQRAHTARVLLQTTELPVTEIAFAAGFASVRQFNDTIRTVYASTPTGLRTAAHRGGTRPATPSAGVPLRLAHRGPYQAAAVFDLLGAEAVPGVEEVTGDPGSRTYRRTLRLPYGTGVVAVGERLSDASAHSSGWLDARLRLTDLRDLTTAVQRLRRLFDLDADPYAVDERLGTDPRLAPLVAARPGLRSPGAADPEELAVRALVGPREAERLVRAYGKALESPCGTLTHVFPEPASLVGASGPLGALAAALADGGLRLDPGADRQAARAALEALPGLDAHAVAVIRTRALGDPDVGPPGVPVPDTWRPWRSYALRHLEAAARQPGSEDK from the coding sequence ATCGACGAGGAGACCGGATACGGAGCCGTACGCAGCCGGGACGCCCGGTTCGACGGGGCGTTCTTCTTCGCCGTGCGGACGACGGGCATCTACTGCAGGCCCAGCTGTCCCGCGGTGACGCCCAAGCGGCAGAACGTGCGGTACTACGCCACGGCCGCCGCCGCGCAGGGCTCGGGGTTCCGGGCCTGCCGCCGGTGCCGTCCCGACGCCGCGCCCGGGTCCGCCGAGTGGAACGTACGCGCCGACGTCGTGGGCCGCGCGATGCGGATGATCGGCGACGGAGTCGTCGACCGCGAGGGCGTCGCCGGGCTCGCCGTCCGCCTCGGCTACAGCGCCCGCCAGGTGCAGCGGCAGCTCACCGCCGAACTCGGCGCGGGACCCGTGGCCCTCGCCCGCGCCCAGCGGGCCCACACCGCACGGGTGCTCCTACAGACCACGGAGCTGCCCGTCACCGAGATCGCCTTCGCGGCCGGCTTCGCGAGCGTGCGCCAGTTCAACGACACGATCCGGACCGTGTACGCGTCCACCCCGACGGGGCTGCGCACCGCCGCGCACCGCGGTGGCACACGCCCGGCCACCCCCTCCGCCGGTGTCCCGCTGCGCCTCGCCCACCGCGGCCCGTACCAGGCCGCCGCCGTCTTCGACCTGCTCGGCGCCGAGGCCGTACCGGGCGTCGAGGAGGTGACGGGCGACCCCGGGTCCCGCACCTACCGGCGGACCCTGCGACTGCCGTACGGGACGGGCGTCGTCGCCGTCGGGGAGCGGCTGTCGGACGCGTCCGCCCACAGCAGCGGCTGGCTCGACGCCCGGCTGCGCCTCACCGACCTGCGCGACCTCACCACCGCCGTGCAGCGGCTGCGCCGCCTCTTCGACCTCGACGCCGACCCGTACGCCGTGGACGAGCGGCTCGGCACGGACCCGCGGCTCGCCCCGCTGGTCGCCGCCAGGCCGGGACTGCGCTCGCCCGGCGCCGCCGACCCGGAGGAACTGGCCGTCCGCGCGCTCGTCGGACCCCGCGAGGCCGAGCGGCTCGTGCGGGCGTACGGGAAGGCGCTGGAGTCGCCCTGCGGGACGCTCACGCACGTCTTTCCCGAGCCCGCCTCCCTGGTGGGGGCGAGCGGCCCGCTGGGCGCCCTCGCCGCGGCCCTCGCGGACGGCGGTCTGCGGCTCGACCCGGGCGCCGACCGGCAGGCGGCGCGGGCCGCCCTGGAAGCCCTGCCCGGCCTCGACGCCCACGCCGTGGCCGTCATCCGTACCCGTGCGCTCGGCGACCCCGACGTGGGCCCGCCCGGCGTACCCGTCCCCGACACCTGGCGGCCGTGGCGCTCCTACGCCCTGCGGCACCTCGAAGCGGCTGCGCGGCAGCCGGGAAGCGAAGACAAATGA
- the rsgA gene encoding ribosome small subunit-dependent GTPase A, with product MSSSFLSSPSSSSSSAHPLVPYGWDDEWAAAFAPHGERGLVPGRVVRVDRGQCDVVTADGPVRVDTEFVTPHDPLRVICTGDWAVVDPGGDPRYVQTYLPRRTAFVRSTSSKRSEGQILAANVDFAIIAVSLAVELDLGRIERFLALAWESGAQPLVVLTKADLVPDPVGLAYLVQDVETAAPGVQVLAVSSTDGDGLDVLGAVVSGGTSVLLGQSGAGKSTLANALLGEDVMDVRAARDVDGKGRHTTTTRNLLVLPGGGVLIDTPGLRGVGLFDAGSGVGQVFSEIEELARGCRFLDCAHVAEPGCAVLEALESGVLPERRLDSYRKLLRENQRIVAKTDARLRNELRREWKRRGAEGRAAMEAKRGNRAWQ from the coding sequence TTGTCCTCCTCGTTCCTGTCTTCTCCTTCTTCTTCTTCTTCTTCGGCTCACCCCCTCGTGCCCTACGGCTGGGACGACGAGTGGGCCGCCGCGTTCGCGCCCCACGGTGAGCGCGGGCTCGTGCCCGGGCGGGTCGTGCGGGTCGACCGCGGTCAGTGCGATGTCGTCACCGCCGACGGGCCCGTGCGGGTCGACACCGAGTTCGTGACGCCGCACGATCCGCTCCGCGTCATCTGCACCGGGGACTGGGCCGTCGTCGACCCCGGCGGGGACCCCCGCTACGTACAGACGTATCTGCCGCGGCGTACCGCCTTCGTGCGGTCGACCTCGTCCAAGCGGTCGGAGGGGCAGATCCTCGCCGCCAACGTGGACTTCGCGATCATCGCGGTGTCCCTTGCGGTGGAGCTGGACCTCGGCCGGATCGAGCGGTTCCTGGCGCTGGCCTGGGAGTCCGGGGCCCAGCCACTGGTCGTGCTGACCAAGGCCGACCTCGTGCCGGACCCGGTGGGCCTCGCCTACCTCGTGCAGGACGTGGAGACCGCGGCTCCGGGCGTGCAGGTGCTGGCGGTCAGCTCCACGGACGGCGACGGGCTCGACGTGCTCGGCGCCGTCGTGTCCGGCGGCACGTCCGTGCTGCTCGGCCAGTCCGGAGCGGGCAAGTCGACGCTCGCCAACGCCCTGCTCGGAGAGGACGTCATGGACGTCCGGGCGGCCCGTGACGTCGACGGCAAGGGCCGGCACACCACCACGACCCGGAACCTGCTGGTGCTGCCGGGCGGTGGCGTCCTGATCGACACCCCCGGCCTGCGCGGGGTCGGGCTCTTCGACGCCGGCAGCGGTGTCGGGCAGGTGTTCTCGGAGATCGAGGAGCTGGCCCGGGGCTGCCGGTTCCTCGACTGCGCGCACGTGGCCGAACCCGGGTGCGCGGTGCTGGAAGCGCTCGAATCCGGGGTGCTGCCCGAGCGGCGGCTCGACAGCTACCGCAAGCTCCTGCGCGAGAACCAGCGGATCGTGGCCAAGACCGACGCGCGCCTGCGCAACGAACTGCGGCGGGAGTGGAAGCGCCGGGGCGCCGAGGGCCGGGCCGCGATGGAGGCCAAGCGCGGGAACCGGGCCTGGCAGTGA